In a genomic window of [Empedobacter] haloabium:
- a CDS encoding O-antigen ligase, protein MIAPPAADRAVDVPRQPVADPMRVLLGNGLMFLLPALVLTTPDSLTVVQAVMLVAVLAAGRARWAAIWRLHGRAVRWIAFGFVGYFLVSLLRLAVFEHPLRTLDGPFRLLLSLSCIAFVCLYRPRQRWFWLGMCVGAIGAGVVALAEWQLAGVDRVEGFTHHAITFGDLAVALGVMALCSLSEWRGGRWGWLPVAALVCGLAASVLSGSRGGWVGLLLVVPPLLHYGSAVHGRRIVHAVLAVLALCVVAYFVPATSIERRTMDAVHEVQRWFAVNDATTHVGVRLELWKASWMMISEHPWLGVGRDNFFTALNALHAEGRLQASPALVYSSSHNDLIHTLATGGLLDFSLLLVMYLAPLLFFLRVLAQPGSEGRTAALAGMSLVVCYFGFGQTEVMFWLMMPKIFYGMMVCVLAGLCLTAGPSPLKR, encoded by the coding sequence ATGATCGCCCCACCGGCCGCGGACCGCGCCGTCGATGTCCCCCGGCAGCCGGTTGCCGATCCCATGCGTGTGCTGCTGGGCAACGGCCTGATGTTCCTGCTGCCGGCGCTGGTATTGACGACGCCCGACAGCCTGACCGTGGTGCAGGCGGTCATGCTGGTGGCGGTACTGGCGGCCGGCCGCGCGCGCTGGGCCGCCATATGGCGCCTGCACGGGCGCGCGGTGCGCTGGATCGCCTTCGGTTTTGTCGGCTACTTCCTAGTCTCACTGCTGCGCCTGGCGGTGTTCGAGCATCCGCTGCGCACGCTGGACGGTCCGTTCCGCCTGCTGCTCTCGCTCAGCTGTATTGCCTTTGTCTGCCTGTACCGGCCGCGCCAGCGCTGGTTCTGGCTCGGCATGTGCGTCGGTGCGATCGGCGCCGGCGTCGTCGCGCTGGCCGAGTGGCAGCTCGCGGGCGTGGACCGGGTGGAAGGGTTCACGCACCATGCGATCACGTTCGGCGACCTGGCCGTGGCGCTGGGCGTGATGGCGTTGTGTTCGCTGTCCGAATGGCGCGGCGGGCGCTGGGGCTGGCTGCCCGTCGCCGCATTGGTCTGCGGGCTGGCCGCTTCGGTGTTGTCGGGTTCGCGTGGCGGCTGGGTCGGGCTGCTGCTGGTCGTGCCGCCGCTGCTGCACTATGGCAGCGCGGTGCATGGCCGCCGCATCGTCCATGCGGTGCTGGCCGTGCTGGCCTTGTGCGTCGTGGCCTACTTCGTGCCGGCCACCAGCATCGAGCGTCGCACGATGGATGCGGTCCATGAGGTGCAGCGCTGGTTTGCCGTCAACGACGCCACCACGCACGTGGGCGTGCGCCTGGAACTGTGGAAGGCGTCCTGGATGATGATCTCGGAACATCCATGGCTGGGAGTAGGGCGCGACAATTTCTTCACGGCGCTGAACGCGTTGCATGCCGAAGGCCGCTTGCAGGCATCGCCGGCACTGGTCTACAGCAGCAGCCATAACGACCTGATCCACACCCTGGCCACGGGCGGCCTGCTCGACTTCAGCCTGCTGCTGGTGATGTACCTGGCGCCGCTGCTGTTTTTCCTGCGCGTGCTGGCGCAGCCGGGCAGCGAGGGCCGCACGGCGGCGCTTGCGGGCATGAGCCTGGTGGTGTGCTATTTCGGCTTCGGCCAGACCGAAGTCATGTTCTGGCTGATGATGCCCAAGATCTTCTACGGCATGATGGTGTGCGTGCTGGCAGGCCTGTGCCTGACCGCTGGTCCCTCTCCTCTCAAGCGTTAG
- a CDS encoding DUF6139 family protein produces the protein MRLDIYRRPEHDGIFSYLAVPEGKPIPQEAINTDWEPAAKALEVDDEADTLPDFHIEQLPQQIGTKGYAITGLKDM, from the coding sequence ATGCGCCTGGACATCTACCGACGACCTGAACACGATGGCATCTTTTCGTACCTGGCCGTGCCAGAAGGCAAGCCCATTCCGCAGGAAGCCATCAACACCGACTGGGAGCCGGCAGCAAAAGCCCTGGAAGTCGATGACGAGGCCGATACCCTGCCCGATTTCCATATCGAGCAGCTGCCCCAGCAGATCGGTACCAAGGGTTACGCCATTACCGGCCTGAAAGACATGTAA
- a CDS encoding MBOAT family protein produces the protein MLFNSYAFLFGFLPVVLLAYFAAARHGAAWASAVLATASLMFYGWWDVRYLPLLLASIGVNYACSLRIHGAAGRRRQAWLALAVGANLALLGWYKYANFFARTVTELAGWPAAPLDIALPVGISFFTFTQIAFLVDSARGHVRERRFMHYLLFVTYFPHLVAGPVLHHREMMPQFADPANLAPRAVNFAVGTSIFVIGLAKKVLLADSLAPHANALFDAPGEASLLVAWGGVLAYTFQLYFDFSGYSDMAIGLARLFGVRLPLNFDSPYRATSIAEFWRRWHMTLSRFLRDYLYVPLGGNRHGPLRRHVNLMATMVLGGLWHGAGWTFLLWGALHGGYLIVNHAWRAACARLGWGDGGRAGRCAGWLLTFGAVCVAWVFFRAPHVPAALGIVHALAGGDGVALPAALGARLGALRPLLESAGVTWYLGGTTRFVATWCWVAVAAVVALALPNTQRIMRRWEPALDARLGTPGWLEWQPAPRHAVACGMLALLAVLSLNQPSDFLYFQF, from the coding sequence GTGCTGTTCAACTCGTATGCTTTCCTGTTCGGCTTCCTGCCGGTCGTGCTGCTGGCGTACTTTGCCGCCGCGCGCCACGGCGCCGCCTGGGCCAGCGCCGTGCTGGCGACGGCCTCGCTGATGTTCTACGGCTGGTGGGACGTACGCTACCTGCCGCTGCTGCTGGCATCGATCGGCGTCAACTACGCCTGCTCGCTGCGCATCCATGGTGCCGCGGGCAGGCGGCGCCAGGCCTGGCTGGCGCTGGCGGTGGGCGCCAACCTCGCCCTGCTGGGCTGGTACAAGTACGCGAACTTCTTCGCGCGGACCGTCACCGAGCTGGCCGGCTGGCCGGCCGCGCCGCTCGACATCGCGCTGCCGGTCGGTATCTCGTTCTTCACGTTCACCCAGATCGCCTTTCTTGTCGACAGCGCGCGCGGCCACGTGCGCGAGCGCCGCTTCATGCATTACCTGCTGTTCGTCACGTACTTTCCGCACCTGGTGGCGGGGCCCGTGCTGCACCACCGCGAAATGATGCCGCAGTTCGCCGACCCGGCCAACCTGGCGCCGCGCGCCGTCAACTTCGCCGTCGGCACGTCGATCTTCGTGATCGGTCTGGCGAAAAAGGTGCTGCTGGCCGACAGCCTGGCGCCGCACGCGAACGCGCTGTTCGACGCGCCCGGTGAGGCGTCGCTGCTGGTGGCATGGGGCGGGGTGCTGGCCTACACGTTCCAGCTGTACTTTGACTTTTCCGGTTATTCCGACATGGCCATCGGCCTGGCGCGCCTGTTCGGCGTGCGCCTGCCGCTCAATTTCGACTCGCCCTACCGCGCCACCAGCATCGCCGAGTTCTGGCGCCGCTGGCACATGACGCTGTCGCGCTTCCTGCGCGACTACCTGTACGTGCCGCTGGGCGGCAACCGCCATGGGCCGCTGCGGCGCCACGTCAACCTGATGGCGACGATGGTGCTGGGCGGCCTGTGGCACGGCGCCGGCTGGACCTTCCTGCTGTGGGGCGCGCTGCATGGTGGCTACCTGATCGTCAACCATGCCTGGCGCGCGGCGTGCGCGCGGCTCGGCTGGGGCGACGGTGGCCGGGCAGGACGCTGCGCCGGCTGGCTGCTGACGTTCGGCGCCGTCTGCGTGGCCTGGGTGTTTTTCCGCGCGCCGCACGTACCGGCGGCCCTGGGCATCGTCCACGCGCTGGCTGGCGGCGACGGCGTCGCGCTGCCGGCCGCCCTGGGCGCGCGGCTGGGCGCACTGCGGCCATTGCTGGAGAGCGCGGGCGTGACGTGGTACCTGGGCGGCACCACCCGTTTCGTCGCCACCTGGTGCTGGGTGGCCGTGGCCGCCGTCGTGGCGCTGGCACTGCCGAACACGCAGCGGATCATGCGCCGCTGGGAGCCGGCGCTGGACGCACGCCTGGGCACGCCCGGCTGGCTCGAATGGCAGCCGGCGCCGCGCCATGCCGTGGCCTGCGGCATGCTGGCGCTGCTGGCCGTGCTGTCGCTGAACCAGCCCAGCGACTTCCTGTATTTCCAGTTCTGA
- the dnaE gene encoding DNA polymerase III subunit alpha — protein sequence MSTEILDQPVIQPDEPAAPAGPGFVHLRVHSEYSIVDGLVRIDDLVKAAARDRQAALAVTDLSNLFGMVKFYKSARGKGIKPIIGCDVWITNDDNRDKPARLLLLAKNRVGYLQLCELLSLAWLTNQHKGRAELRTEWLAELKDKTYDIYPGESGANGLIALSGAQFGDIGCAIDNGNLELAERNAQKWSAIFPGHFYVEIQRAGQPNQEAQVRHSVALAAKLRLPVVATHPVQFMSEHEFIAHEARICIAEGEMIANAKRVKRFNEQMRFMTQEEMEILFADLPAALANSVEIARRCNVTLTLGKPQLPNFPTPGMTIDEFLVAETQKGLEERLLQLFPDPHKREEMRPRYEERLKFENDTIIKMKFPGYFLIVAEFIQWGKNNGVPIGPGRGSGAGSLVAYALKITDLDPLKYNLLFERFLNPERVSMPDFDIDFCQEKRELVIQHVKDLYGRDAVSQIATFGTMAAKGAIRDVGRVLDFGYNFCDGISKLIPFKPGKPVTIAEAIEEEPLLKERLENEEEVKQLLDLAQQVEGITRGIGMHAGGVLIAPGKLTDFCPLYTQSGDSGVVSQYDKDDVEAVGLVKFDFLGLTTLTILDRAVNYIRELDPAHKDFDLANVPLDDRGSYDLLTKAKTVAVFQLESRGMQGMLKDARPDRFEDIIALVALYRPGPMDLIPDFCKRKHGEKFDYPDPRTEGILSETYGIMVYQEQVMQMAQIIGGYSLGGADMLRRAMGKKKAEEMAEHREIFRKGAGERGLTTEKADEIFDLMEKFAGYGFNKSHAAAYALLSYHTAYLKQHHTAAFMAANMSLAMDDTEKVKILVEDSIEVCGLTILPPDINLSAYRFRPDGPPPSVTGKKVTNIRYGLGGVKGAGQNAIEAIIAAREADGPFTSLFDFCRRVDKKQINRRTIEALIRSGAFDCFGVDRAVLFASVGFAMECADQEARAANQVSLFGGDDSDLVAPPEYVQAMPWTDRQKLAEEKMALGYYLSGHMFDSYAQEARRFARTKLSELEPSREPRMLCGVITGIRTQMTQRGKILIVTLDDKSAVVEVTVYSEIFEANKKAFKEDEFLAVTGKVSEDRFTGGLRISAEKVYDIVSARLQFGRQMGWMLPEPVPAAKLRDVLAPHRDDYGLPIQMRIKPQGIDCVLQLGDDWRVAPSDALTVALEQVLGAREIAVEY from the coding sequence ATGAGCACCGAAATCCTAGATCAGCCCGTCATCCAGCCCGACGAACCCGCGGCCCCCGCCGGACCCGGCTTCGTCCACCTGCGGGTGCACTCCGAATACTCGATCGTGGACGGCCTGGTGCGCATCGACGACCTGGTCAAGGCGGCCGCCCGCGACAGGCAGGCGGCCCTGGCCGTCACCGACCTGTCCAACCTGTTCGGCATGGTCAAGTTCTACAAGTCGGCGCGCGGCAAGGGCATCAAGCCGATCATCGGTTGCGACGTCTGGATCACCAACGACGACAACCGCGACAAGCCAGCGCGCCTGCTGCTGCTGGCGAAGAACCGGGTCGGCTACCTGCAGCTGTGCGAACTGCTGTCGCTGGCCTGGCTGACCAACCAGCACAAGGGCCGCGCCGAGTTGCGCACCGAATGGCTGGCGGAGCTGAAGGACAAGACCTATGACATCTACCCCGGCGAAAGCGGTGCCAACGGCCTGATCGCGCTGTCCGGCGCGCAGTTCGGCGACATCGGCTGCGCCATCGACAACGGCAACCTGGAACTGGCCGAGCGCAACGCGCAGAAGTGGTCGGCGATCTTCCCGGGCCACTTCTACGTCGAAATCCAGCGCGCCGGCCAGCCGAACCAGGAGGCGCAGGTGCGCCATTCGGTGGCGCTGGCGGCCAAGCTGCGCCTGCCCGTGGTGGCGACGCATCCGGTGCAGTTCATGTCGGAGCACGAGTTCATCGCGCACGAGGCGCGCATCTGTATCGCCGAGGGCGAGATGATCGCCAACGCCAAGCGCGTCAAGCGCTTCAACGAGCAGATGCGCTTCATGACGCAGGAAGAGATGGAGATCCTGTTCGCCGACCTGCCGGCCGCGCTGGCGAACTCCGTCGAAATCGCCAGGCGCTGCAACGTCACGCTCACGCTGGGCAAGCCGCAGCTGCCGAACTTCCCCACGCCTGGCATGACGATCGACGAGTTCCTCGTCGCCGAAACGCAAAAAGGCCTGGAAGAGCGCCTGCTGCAGCTGTTCCCCGATCCGCACAAGCGCGAGGAGATGCGGCCGCGCTACGAGGAGCGCCTGAAGTTCGAGAACGACACCATCATCAAGATGAAGTTCCCGGGCTACTTCCTGATCGTTGCGGAGTTCATCCAGTGGGGCAAGAACAATGGCGTGCCGATCGGCCCCGGCCGGGGTTCCGGCGCCGGCTCGCTGGTCGCGTACGCGCTGAAGATCACGGACCTGGACCCGCTGAAATACAACCTGCTGTTCGAGCGTTTCCTGAACCCGGAACGGGTCTCGATGCCCGACTTCGACATCGACTTCTGCCAGGAAAAGCGCGAACTGGTGATCCAGCACGTGAAGGACCTGTACGGGCGCGACGCCGTGTCGCAGATCGCCACGTTCGGTACCATGGCGGCCAAGGGCGCGATCCGCGACGTGGGCCGCGTGCTGGACTTCGGCTACAACTTCTGCGACGGCATCTCGAAACTGATTCCTTTCAAACCGGGCAAGCCGGTGACGATCGCCGAGGCGATCGAGGAAGAGCCGCTCTTGAAGGAGCGCCTGGAGAACGAGGAGGAGGTCAAGCAGCTGCTCGATCTCGCCCAGCAGGTCGAGGGCATCACGCGCGGCATCGGCATGCACGCCGGCGGCGTGCTGATCGCGCCCGGCAAGCTGACCGACTTCTGCCCGCTGTACACGCAGTCCGGCGATTCGGGCGTGGTGTCGCAGTACGACAAGGACGACGTGGAAGCCGTCGGCCTGGTCAAGTTCGACTTCCTGGGCCTGACCACGCTGACGATCCTGGACCGCGCGGTGAACTACATCCGCGAGCTCGATCCGGCCCACAAGGACTTCGACCTGGCCAACGTGCCGCTGGACGACCGCGGCTCGTACGACCTGCTGACCAAGGCCAAGACCGTGGCCGTGTTCCAGCTGGAGTCGCGCGGCATGCAGGGCATGCTGAAGGACGCCCGGCCCGACCGCTTCGAAGACATCATCGCGCTGGTCGCGTTGTACCGTCCCGGCCCGATGGACCTGATCCCCGACTTCTGCAAGCGCAAGCACGGCGAGAAGTTCGACTACCCCGATCCGCGCACGGAAGGCATCCTGTCCGAGACCTACGGCATCATGGTCTACCAGGAGCAGGTCATGCAGATGGCGCAGATCATCGGCGGCTACTCGCTGGGCGGCGCCGACATGCTGCGCCGCGCGATGGGCAAGAAGAAGGCCGAGGAGATGGCCGAGCACCGCGAGATCTTCCGCAAGGGCGCGGGCGAACGCGGGCTGACGACGGAAAAGGCCGACGAGATCTTCGACCTGATGGAGAAGTTCGCGGGCTACGGCTTCAACAAGTCGCACGCCGCCGCGTACGCGCTGCTGTCGTACCACACCGCCTACCTGAAGCAGCACCATACGGCCGCGTTCATGGCGGCCAACATGTCGCTGGCGATGGACGACACGGAAAAGGTCAAGATCCTGGTCGAGGACTCGATCGAGGTGTGCGGCCTGACGATCCTGCCGCCGGACATCAACCTGTCGGCCTACCGCTTCCGTCCGGACGGCCCGCCGCCTTCCGTCACCGGCAAGAAGGTCACCAACATCCGCTACGGCCTGGGCGGCGTCAAGGGCGCCGGCCAGAACGCCATCGAGGCGATCATCGCGGCGCGCGAGGCCGATGGGCCGTTCACCAGCCTGTTCGACTTCTGCCGCCGCGTCGACAAGAAGCAGATCAACCGCCGCACCATCGAGGCGCTGATCCGCTCCGGCGCGTTCGACTGCTTCGGCGTGGACCGTGCCGTGTTGTTTGCCTCGGTCGGCTTCGCGATGGAATGCGCCGACCAGGAAGCGCGCGCCGCCAACCAGGTCAGCCTGTTCGGCGGCGACGACAGCGACCTGGTGGCGCCGCCCGAATACGTGCAGGCGATGCCGTGGACGGACCGCCAGAAGCTGGCGGAGGAAAAAATGGCGCTGGGCTACTACCTGTCCGGCCATATGTTCGACAGCTATGCGCAGGAAGCGCGGCGCTTCGCCCGCACCAAGCTGTCCGAGCTGGAGCCCTCGCGCGAGCCACGCATGCTGTGCGGCGTCATCACGGGCATCCGCACCCAGATGACGCAGCGCGGCAAGATCCTGATCGTCACCCTGGACGACAAGAGCGCCGTGGTCGAGGTGACGGTGTACAGCGAGATCTTCGAGGCCAACAAGAAGGCGTTCAAGGAGGACGAATTCCTGGCGGTGACGGGCAAGGTGTCGGAGGACCGTTTCACGGGCGGCCTGCGCATCTCGGCCGAGAAGGTGTATGACATCGTGTCCGCGCGCCTGCAGTTCGGCCGCCAGATGGGCTGGATGCTGCCGGAGCCGGTGCCGGCCGCCAAGCTGCGTGACGTGCTGGCGCCGCACCGCGACGACTACGGCCTGCCGATCCAGATGCGCATCAAGCCGCAGGGCATCGACTGCGTGCTGCAGCTGGGCGACGACTGGCGCGTGGCCCCGTCGGACGCGCTGACGGTGGCGCTGGAGCAGGTACTGGGCGCGCGCGAGATCGCTGTCGAATACTGA
- a CDS encoding sulfurtransferase encodes MTQAVQAANEPFVNIAAYKFITLDNLEALRPQYQDITQRLGLKGTVLLTPEGINMFLSGTRANIDEYLAWVRGDARLADLEVKESLSAEQSHKRMLVKIKAEIITMRMPLIKPEEGRAPFVEAQTLKRWLDQGHDDDGKPVVMVDTRNDFEVDVGTFDNTVDYRIKKFTEFPQVIAEHKDDFAGKTVVTFCTGGIRCEKAAIHMQNIGYDNVYQLEGGILKYFEEVGGAHYTGDCFVFDYRTALNPKLEPTETVQCFACRAVVTPRQQLAPEYVYGVSCPHCHGSK; translated from the coding sequence ATGACGCAGGCAGTCCAAGCCGCGAACGAACCGTTCGTCAACATCGCCGCCTACAAGTTCATCACGCTCGACAACCTGGAAGCGCTGCGCCCGCAGTACCAGGACATCACCCAGCGCCTGGGCCTGAAGGGGACCGTGCTGCTGACGCCGGAAGGCATCAATATGTTCCTGTCCGGCACCCGCGCCAACATCGACGAGTACCTGGCCTGGGTGCGCGGCGACGCCCGCCTGGCCGACCTGGAAGTGAAGGAAAGCCTGTCGGCCGAGCAGTCGCACAAGCGCATGCTGGTCAAGATCAAGGCCGAGATCATCACGATGCGCATGCCGCTGATCAAGCCGGAGGAAGGCCGCGCGCCGTTCGTCGAAGCGCAGACGCTCAAGCGCTGGCTGGACCAGGGCCACGACGACGACGGCAAGCCGGTCGTCATGGTCGACACCCGCAACGATTTCGAAGTGGACGTGGGCACGTTCGACAACACGGTCGACTACCGCATCAAGAAGTTCACCGAATTCCCGCAGGTAATCGCCGAGCACAAGGACGATTTCGCCGGCAAGACCGTCGTCACCTTCTGCACCGGCGGCATCCGCTGCGAGAAAGCGGCGATCCACATGCAGAACATCGGCTACGACAACGTCTACCAGCTCGAAGGCGGTATTTTGAAATACTTCGAGGAAGTGGGCGGCGCCCACTACACGGGCGACTGCTTCGTGTTCGACTACCGCACGGCGCTGAACCCGAAACTGGAGCCGACCGAAACCGTGCAGTGCTTCGCCTGCCGCGCAGTCGTCACGCCGCGCCAGCAGTTGGCGCCGGAGTACGTGTACGGCGTGTCGTGCCCACATTGCCACGGCAGCAAGTGA
- a CDS encoding GtrA family protein: MPTLPRQQVIAAYGRQLRFLAAGGFNTVAGYGLYLLLQLVLPYQAAYFVAFVAGVVGAYCLNTLFVFRTRLSWRTFLAYPSIYVAQYLISAPLLALLVEWLQVRSTIAPLIVSVVMIPVSYLLNKLMLTRGAAPASLGDPHA; the protein is encoded by the coding sequence GTGCCCACATTGCCACGGCAGCAAGTGATCGCCGCCTACGGCCGCCAACTGCGCTTCCTGGCAGCGGGCGGCTTCAACACGGTCGCCGGCTACGGCCTGTACCTGCTGCTGCAGCTGGTGCTGCCGTACCAGGCCGCCTATTTCGTGGCATTTGTCGCCGGGGTCGTCGGCGCCTACTGCCTGAACACGCTGTTCGTGTTCCGCACGCGCCTGTCCTGGCGCACGTTCCTGGCGTATCCGTCCATCTACGTCGCGCAATATCTGATCTCCGCCCCGCTGCTGGCGCTGCTGGTCGAATGGCTGCAGGTACGCTCCACCATCGCGCCGCTGATCGTCAGCGTCGTCATGATTCCCGTTTCTTACTTGCTGAACAAGCTGATGCTGACGCGCGGCGCCGCGCCCGCCAGCCTGGGCGACCCGCACGCCTGA
- a CDS encoding acyltransferase yields MKSLNIHYNPRIDQLRWLAALIVFLFHFEVAVRGHGAPALTGPWWGIVTEGHTGVGLFFTLSGFLFMQIAQRQGTIRYRDFLRNRILRILPLFLVVFLLATSIQRDRFQAQDILYVLATNLGDSPTSRSVVTGAAWCISLEFMFYLVFPFLARFTLEQGPRYLVKLLALMLLLKVAVFHENERSTLMYFSTFVGRFDQFLIGMLAATLYPRWEPRLVPHAAWLAPVALLLAIANSAVQARVAPFTAVHAPFWITWSLQESIVWAGLIVAWVSVRQRLPNCIERATCHGGKVSFSFYLLHAAAIHTLVRAVGVPRVTGTAWADTLLLGAAVYAATWAIATLGYGAIEEPFLNLRGRYGDKAATVAPAQRDGATVG; encoded by the coding sequence ATGAAGTCGCTCAATATCCATTACAACCCCCGTATCGACCAGCTGCGCTGGCTGGCCGCGCTGATCGTGTTCTTGTTTCACTTCGAGGTCGCCGTGCGCGGCCACGGCGCCCCCGCGTTGACGGGGCCGTGGTGGGGCATTGTTACAGAGGGGCATACGGGGGTGGGCCTGTTTTTCACGCTGTCCGGCTTCCTGTTCATGCAGATCGCCCAGCGCCAGGGCACGATCCGCTATCGCGACTTCCTGCGTAACCGCATACTGCGCATCCTTCCGCTGTTCCTGGTTGTGTTTCTACTTGCAACGTCGATTCAGCGCGACCGCTTCCAGGCCCAGGACATCCTGTACGTGCTGGCCACTAACCTGGGCGACTCGCCCACCTCGCGCAGCGTGGTTACGGGGGCCGCATGGTGCATCTCGCTCGAGTTCATGTTCTACCTGGTGTTCCCGTTCCTGGCGCGTTTCACGCTGGAGCAGGGGCCGCGCTACCTGGTGAAGCTGTTGGCCTTGATGCTACTGCTTAAGGTCGCGGTGTTCCACGAGAACGAACGCAGCACGCTGATGTACTTCAGCACATTTGTCGGGCGGTTCGACCAGTTCCTGATCGGCATGCTGGCGGCCACGCTGTATCCGCGCTGGGAGCCGCGTCTGGTGCCGCATGCGGCCTGGCTGGCGCCGGTGGCCCTGCTGCTGGCGATTGCCAACAGCGCCGTGCAGGCCCGGGTGGCGCCGTTCACCGCGGTCCACGCGCCGTTTTGGATCACCTGGTCACTGCAGGAGAGCATCGTGTGGGCGGGGCTGATCGTGGCCTGGGTCTCTGTGCGGCAGCGCCTGCCCAACTGTATCGAGCGGGCCACGTGCCATGGCGGCAAGGTCAGCTTTTCGTTCTACCTGCTGCATGCGGCGGCGATCCACACGCTGGTGCGGGCGGTGGGCGTGCCGCGCGTGACGGGCACCGCCTGGGCCGACACGCTGCTGCTGGGCGCGGCTGTCTACGCGGCCACCTGGGCGATCGCGACGCTGGGCTATGGAGCCATCGAGGAACCCTTCCTGAACCTGCGCGGGCGCTATGGCGACAAGGCGGCTACGGTGGCCCCGGCGCAGCGCGACGGGGCCACCGTGGGCTAG
- a CDS encoding acyltransferase: MNKFIFANQLRGIAALLVVMTHYFGTFFAEQQLVGTKTMSPDLGFRPATWVRAFELPYQGPFGVAIFFLISGFVIPFSLRKASSAGFLVHRAFRVLPTYIGCLAFGMLAVYLSATYWQQPFTITWRDFLANAFLVHNVLGLPTLDSVNWTLAIEMKFYLLAALVPVLFLRANALWLALFLAGALALTASPPWLVARFVPAHVQVLMELNYIVFMVTGTQFHHHVTGRITTRQLWLRVLAIVAVFSGTWSLGPQQGQFPAVTVFYYCAVVVFGVCYALRERFRPVRVLDFLADVSYPLYCLHSLFGYCALKWLMVQGLPFGAAVLLTLASAIGLAWLVHRTIEVPTNRLGKRLGDRLPPRARVLAGVSTVAE, from the coding sequence GTGAACAAATTCATCTTCGCCAACCAACTGCGGGGCATTGCCGCGCTGCTCGTCGTCATGACCCATTATTTTGGCACGTTCTTTGCTGAGCAACAGCTCGTGGGAACGAAAACCATGTCGCCGGACTTGGGCTTCCGGCCGGCGACATGGGTCCGCGCCTTCGAACTGCCGTACCAGGGACCGTTCGGCGTTGCGATCTTCTTTCTGATCAGCGGTTTTGTCATCCCGTTCAGCCTGCGCAAGGCATCGTCCGCCGGCTTCCTCGTGCACCGGGCATTCCGGGTGCTGCCGACCTATATAGGCTGCCTGGCTTTCGGCATGCTGGCCGTCTACCTGAGCGCAACCTACTGGCAGCAACCGTTCACCATCACGTGGCGCGACTTCCTGGCCAACGCCTTCCTGGTCCACAACGTACTTGGCCTGCCGACGCTCGATTCCGTCAACTGGACGTTGGCCATCGAAATGAAGTTCTACCTGCTCGCGGCGCTGGTACCGGTGCTGTTCCTGCGCGCGAACGCACTGTGGCTGGCGCTTTTCCTCGCTGGTGCGCTGGCCCTGACTGCCAGCCCACCCTGGCTGGTCGCCCGCTTCGTGCCGGCACACGTGCAGGTGCTGATGGAGCTGAACTATATCGTCTTCATGGTGACGGGCACGCAGTTCCATCACCATGTCACGGGCCGCATCACGACCCGGCAGTTGTGGCTGCGGGTGCTGGCCATCGTGGCCGTGTTCAGCGGCACCTGGTCGCTGGGACCGCAACAGGGACAGTTCCCGGCGGTGACCGTGTTCTACTATTGCGCCGTAGTGGTATTCGGCGTGTGTTATGCGCTGCGCGAGCGCTTCCGGCCCGTGCGCGTGCTCGATTTCCTGGCCGACGTCAGCTATCCCCTGTATTGCCTGCACAGCCTGTTCGGCTACTGCGCGTTGAAGTGGCTGATGGTGCAGGGGCTGCCGTTCGGCGCGGCCGTGCTGCTGACACTGGCGAGCGCGATCGGGCTGGCGTGGCTGGTCCACCGGACCATCGAAGTGCCGACCAACCGGCTAGGCAAGCGCCTGGGCGACCGCCTGCCGCCGCGTGCGCGGGTGCTCGCGGGCGTCTCGACCGTGGCTGAGTAG